The following are encoded in a window of Mangifera indica cultivar Alphonso unplaced genomic scaffold, CATAS_Mindica_2.1 Un_0046, whole genome shotgun sequence genomic DNA:
- the LOC123206710 gene encoding blue copper protein 1b-like yields MEHRSLPPLIFLLISPLLILSLSGSAQAYKNYTVGDSLGWYDNTEKANVNYQKWADAKNFSLGDFLIFNTDTNHSVVQTYNFTTYNLCDYDDALDSDTKIWSAADPSNTATVAVTIAVPLLKEGTTYFFSSDYDGDQCNNGQRFKIYVSHGKGLPDSLKSPSEQAPAPNSPDYNNDDSAPDIVVPSNFSSPEDGDHKDDDNVKKASRSVSLYARKVNSFMVLLGLVCIFV; encoded by the exons ATGGAACACAGAAGCCTACCACCATTAATCTTCCTCTTAATCTCTCCTCTTCTAATTCTTTCCCTTTCAGGATCTGCTCAAGCTTACAAGAACTACACCGTTGGTGACTCCTTGGGCTGGTACGACAACACTGAAAAGGCTAACGTTAATTATCAGAAATGGGCTGATGCCAAGAACTTCAGTTTGGGAGATTTCCTCA TTTTCAACACTGATACAAACCATTCAGTTGTGCAAACATACAATTTCACCACATACAACCTTTGTGACTATGACGACGCCCTAGACAGTGACACCAAAATATGGTCAGCGGCTGACCCCTCGAACACGGCAACAGTTGCCGTGACGATAGCGGTACCTCTACTGAAAGAAGGAACTACTTATTTCTTCTCGAGCGATTATGATGGGGATCAATGCAACAATGGGCAACGTTTTAAGATATATGTCAGTCATGGAAAAGGGTTGCCGGATAGTTTGAAAAGTCCCTCGGAACAAGCGCCGGCTCCCAATAGTCCGGATTATAATAATGATGATTCAGCTCCTGATATAGTTGTGCCTTCCAATTTCAGTAGTCCTGAAGATGGTGATCATAAAGATGATGATAATGTTAAGAAGGCATCTAggtctgtttctttatatgctaGGAAAGTTAATAGTTTTATGGTCTTGTTAGGGTTGGTTTGCATATTTGTTTGA